The Acutalibacter muris genomic sequence CAGCACCAGGTCGGCTATGAAGGTACCCATAAGGTCTTTGGCTGTGCGGGTGTCCAAAAGCGGCATATCTATCACGCAGATGTCCACGCTCTTGATTTTGGTGAGAGTCCGCCACTGGTCCTGGATCTCTTTGTAGTTGCGTCCCAGCCGGTCAATGCTGAGTATGTACAGCAGGTCGCCGGGCTGTAACCGTTTTAACATCCGCTGGTACTGAGGCCGCGCAAAATCCTTGCCGGACTGCTTGTCGATATAAAGATTTTGGGGCGCTATGCCTTTTGCGTTCAGGGAAATTCTTTGTCTTTCTTCATTCTGGTCCGTGCAGGACACACGGACATATCCGTAAGTTTCCATATGTCGGACTCCTTTCCGATAAATTTTTGGCCCGCGAAGCATGGGAGAGCCGCTTGAAAAAAGCGCCGCAAGGCCCGATTATTCCCTGTACTGCGGCCAGGCCAGCTCCGCATAGTTCTGTCCGCCGACTCCAGCCTCCCCGTCATGATAGAGGGCCAAATGCAAATGAGGCCCGGTGGAGTTGCCGGTGCTGCCTATATAGCCTATAAGCTGGCCCTGGGTAACGGTTTCACCGCTCGTCACCGCCAGCGCCGAAAGGTGCCCATAGGCGGAAATCCAGCCGTCCCCGTGCTCAATAAACACACTGTTGCCAAAGGACCACATATTGTCCACGCCATACGCCGGCGTCCAGCCGTCCTGCACGTACCGCACAGTCCCAGCGGCTACAGCATAGACCGGCTCGCCATAGCAGTTTGCAAAGGAAATATCAATGCCGTTGTGGCCGGGGTAGGTGTCCCAGGTGTGGCCGGGCAGCGGATAGGCAAACCGCCCGTCGGCAATGGCACTCGCGTCACCCATGCCGCCCACACTGACCTTATAGTATCTCAGCACATTGTCCACATAGTTGATATCGCCGTAGCCGCTCCAGCCGTGGGCGGCCGCCTGCATTTCTGAGAACTCCCGGGCGTTCTCCTTAGAATAACCGCCCCTGGCAAGCGCCCAGGATATGTACCCATTGCCGAAGTTGTACCCCTGCAAGGCAAGACTGATTCTTGGGATATCCGTGGGCCCAGCGGCTCCGGCTTCGTGAAGATTCCGGGCGATAATGCCGGTTCCGAAGTTTATGGACTCCTCCACGCTGACCGGCGTACCCACCGGCAGGCCCATTCCCTCGGCGCACTGCATAACATCGCCGCCAACATCGTCCGCCCGGCCCCCGGATTCCTGCATGACGACCGCAGCCACCAGAGGGGCGTATTCCGGGATTCCATTGGCCTGACAGGCCGCCCTTATCTGTGGCATGAGGGCGATCACCTCCGCCGAGAGGTTCACATTCTTAACAGATCCGCTGCCCCGAAAGCCTCCGGCGATGACTCCGATCACCAGAAAGGGCAAAAGAAAAAGCGCCGCCAGCGCTCCCCAGGAGGATTTGCTTTTGGGCGCGCTGGCGGCAATATTTTCTATGGCTTCCCTGATTTTCGCGGCGGCTTTCTCTGTGACCTGAATCGCGGCCCCGACCCCGGGCGCGGCGGCGTTGGCGGCGGCAGCGGCCCCGGCGTTTCCCGCCGACTGGCCTGCGGCCTGGAGGGTCTGCACTGCCGCGCCGGAGGCTTCGGCGGTACGGAGAGCCGCGCCCTGGTTTTGCAGGCTGTTGGCGGAGGAGCTGTTCTGCCAGGTGTTGAGGGGATGTTCCTCGTTCAGCCGCAGGCTGCTGTCCTCTGCCCGCATATGGGTGGAACCTTTAGGAGCGGAGGGAGCGTCCTTCTTTGCCGTGGTGGAAGGTACGGCTCCTTTTTTGCGGCCAGCCTTTCTTATGACGGTACTGCTGTCCTGCTCCCGGGAAGGAACGGGAGCGCTGTCACGTTCAGCTTCGGAAGGGGGCAGAGGCTCCCTGCTGTTATCTTCACGCCGTTTGGAACGGCTCTCCTCATACTCCCCGCTTTGCGGCGGGGGGCTGTACTCGGGAGTATGTACCTTTTTCGGCTCAATGTTTTGCGGGGCAGTAACAGGCTGATATGCCCGCTTGGAGATACCGGCCTCGGAAACGCCGGGCTGGGGCGGTGTGTGACTCTTGTCCATAGCCTTCTCCAGGGCCCGCCTGCTTCTTTTCACTATATAACCGGCAGATTGCAGCGCCCTGTCGCCCATCGCGTTGATGGCGTACTGCTCCGAGCTGTCGGCCTCCTGGTTCTGTCTGTCCCTTGTCAGTATATCGCTGCTCAAAAAATCCTTCCTTTCCCTTTGATGATAAATGTAAATAAAAACCCCGGCCCTGCCACTTGACAAAGCCGGAGATTATGTTATAATAAAAACATAAAGAGGGCGCTGTCGCACGGCGGTCAGCCCTTACACGATCAACGAATTACCGTTAGCCGTTCGGGTTGGAGCCGAGCGGCTAACACGCTTTTGGGGCTAAGTATACGATCACCAAAAGGGCAATCGCCACGAAGACTGCGAAACGCAAAATTTTCGCTCCCATAGCGCGCCACCTCCCCTCGTAAAAAACTTAGGGAAATGAACCACCCCCTTTCGGGGCGGCTAACCGCTTTGAATTATGCAGCAGCGTCCTCACAGCATTGGCCGGGGCAAGTCCCGCCCAAGCTGGCCCCTCACCGAGAGGGGCGTTTTTATTATACCATTTTGTAGAAATTTGTCAACAGGGTCACCTCCGTTGTTTTCTCAATTCAAACCCTTTCCCACACCCCCGCCCTCTGGCGGGGACATGGGAAAGGGCCGCGGTCCCCCGCGGCCCTCCCTGCGGTATTTTATAGCTCCAGCTCCGGCTCCGGCCTTCCCCTGTGGGGAGGGCTCTGCTGCCTCCTTTCCTCAATTATGACGCGCATGGAGGACCAGCCCCTGTCACGGACTCTTGCCAAGTGAGGTATATCCTCCAGCAGCTTATCCGCGTCTTTTCCCAGCCGTTCAAAGGCGCTCCCCATGTCCTTAAGAGTATCCTTCAATTTGTCCTGGAATTCGTCCCTCCCGCCCTTAAGTACATCTGCGGAGATTTTCATTTCCTGCTCCGCGTCATGCAGAGCTGCCTGGACTATTTTCACCCAAAAGGTAATTGGCGGGGCGTTAAGTGTGGAAAGCAGCTCCTCATGGCTGGCATTTGCGGTCTTGCCCACGGTTTCGAGAAGCTGTTCCCTGACATAGCTGAGGGTGCTTTTTTCGCGTGTATAAGGGGCAAAAGCCGCATACACAAGCGGGCCGTCCAAAACGCCCGCCTGCTTGGAAAGCCCCTCCACCTTTTTGTCCATGTCCTCTATTGCTTTTGTCAGTTTGTCTATGTGTTCTATCACCTGTCCGAGCTGGACCTTTTCCCTGTAGAGGTTGTTCCGCTCCATAACCTGGTATGTGCGCAGCACCTCCGGGCGCCTGCCCAAAGGCTCCAGTGCCATTGTCAGTCCTCCTTTATCAGTAATAATTTTCTCATGTCTTCATTGCTACAACGGCCAGCCTGCCGTTATCCTGCGAATATTCGCAGGTCACAAGGGTCAGGAGCCTGTCCCCAAAGACAAGCTCCCACCCGGTATTGTACAGCCCCCTTTCGTTGAGATTTTCAACCAGAGCGCGGAAAGAAGCCACGCTCATATTGATTTGGTCAAACAGGCTCCACTCCCCCGGCCCGTAGCTGCCCTTCTCCCGGACTACCGCCGCCACAAGATAGCTTTCCGCGCCCTGCTCCGTTTCCAGGAGGATCTCAGGGTGGGCGGTGCAGTAGTCCTTGTCCGTATAGTTTAGCAGCGCTGAGAACATACTGCCGTCGTTCATGTGATGGCCGTAGATTATGAGGTTGTCGGAAGTTTCCAGACTGCACCTCTCATCCAGAAACGGCAGGCCATAGTCGGTGTAATTGCCCTCAAAATCGTGCTTCAGGTAGAAGTCCGGCACATCCGTGCTCTGCATAACAGGGAAGTCAATGCCGGTGCCGGGGACTGACACCCAGCTTTAACTGTTGGGCTTGCTCCAGAGTGGGAACGATTTCCCGGCTGCTCATCACTTCCAGCAACAAGCCCTGTTCCTCCTGGGTCAGGTATGACAGCTCCACGGCGGGGCGGAGCACTAATTTGTTTTCGTCTACCATCTGGAGCAGCGGCGGCAGCAGGTGGGTTAGGCGGATATAGCGCTGAATCTGTGACTTGCTGTCAGGGGAATTATCAGCTAAGATTGCCACTGAAGTCTGCCCCAATAAATTCTGCCCCACTGGGGTAGAATTTTCTTTGCTTGGTCTACCTGCTTTGCGTTTCATGGCTTCAAGCTTCATTCGATAGGCAAACGCCTTTTCGCTGGGCAGGATCTTCTCCCGCTGCAAATTACTGTCCACCATGATAATCGTGGCCTCGTCATCGTCCATATCCCTGACGATAACCGGCATGGTCTCTTTCCCGGCCAGCTCGCTGGCTCTTGAGCGCCGGTGGCCCGCTATGATTTCATAGCCGCCCTCGGGCCTTGGCCGGACGATACCAGGCACCAGAACACCGTATTGGGCCACGCTCTCGGCCATTTCCCGCATTTTCTCATCGTCCGCCACATGGAAGGGGTGCTCCTTGAAGGGATGCAGTTCCCTCAAAGAAAGCTCTTGAATTTGGTCAGCAGCAACCTGGGCCGGGATTCCGCCAAATAAATCGTCCAGGCCGGTTATTTGTATTTTCGCCGCGCTGCTTTTCATGACGCTACCTCTAAGGTCAGGGCCTCATATGCCGCAGAGACTTTTCCAGAGGGGTCATGAAGAAATATGCTCTTGCCCTCGGCGCTGGTCTCTGCCGCACGGATGGAGCGGGGAATGATGGCGTCGAAAATTTTGAGTTGACTGCCATAGGAATTTCTCAGCAGTTCCACGATTTCCTGCGAGTAGGTGGTCCGCATATCGGCCATTGTGACGAGAATACCGCTGATGGTCAAGTTTGGGTTGATTTGCCTCTTTACTTTGCCGATGGTCCTCATGAGCTGCTCCATACCTTTCAGCGAGAGGTAATGGGCCATCATTGGG encodes the following:
- a CDS encoding recombinase family protein is translated as METYGYVRVSCTDQNEERQRISLNAKGIAPQNLYIDKQSGKDFARPQYQRMLKRLQPGDLLYILSIDRLGRNYKEIQDQWRTLTKIKSVDICVIDMPLLDTRTAKDLMGTFIADLVLQILSFVAENERDSIRKRQDQGIVAAKARGVRFGRPKKPVPEDFAQIVGQWERRELDMREVLRLCDMCRATFYKRLREFRTVNNTKNESGQC
- a CDS encoding peptidoglycan DD-metalloendopeptidase family protein yields the protein MSSDILTRDRQNQEADSSEQYAINAMGDRALQSAGYIVKRSRRALEKAMDKSHTPPQPGVSEAGISKRAYQPVTAPQNIEPKKVHTPEYSPPPQSGEYEESRSKRREDNSREPLPPSEAERDSAPVPSREQDSSTVIRKAGRKKGAVPSTTAKKDAPSAPKGSTHMRAEDSSLRLNEEHPLNTWQNSSSANSLQNQGAALRTAEASGAAVQTLQAAGQSAGNAGAAAAANAAAPGVGAAIQVTEKAAAKIREAIENIAASAPKSKSSWGALAALFLLPFLVIGVIAGGFRGSGSVKNVNLSAEVIALMPQIRAACQANGIPEYAPLVAAVVMQESGGRADDVGGDVMQCAEGMGLPVGTPVSVEESINFGTGIIARNLHEAGAAGPTDIPRISLALQGYNFGNGYISWALARGGYSKENAREFSEMQAAAHGWSGYGDINYVDNVLRYYKVSVGGMGDASAIADGRFAYPLPGHTWDTYPGHNGIDISFANCYGEPVYAVAAGTVRYVQDGWTPAYGVDNMWSFGNSVFIEHGDGWISAYGHLSALAVTSGETVTQGQLIGYIGSTGNSTGPHLHLALYHDGEAGVGGQNYAELAWPQYRE
- a CDS encoding class B sortase — encoded protein: MSVPGTGIDFPVMQSTDVPDFYLKHDFEGNYTDYGLPFLDERCSLETSDNLIIYGHHMNDGSMFSALLNYTDKDYCTAHPEILLETEQGAESYLVAAVVREKGSYGPGEWSLFDQINMSVASFRALVENLNERGLYNTGWELVFGDRLLTLVTCEYSQDNGRLAVVAMKT